Proteins from one Salmo salar chromosome ssa07, Ssal_v3.1, whole genome shotgun sequence genomic window:
- the LOC100194546 gene encoding DNA-damage-inducible transcript 4-like, which produces MVVATSTLNSKNAECISGLVDRRYDQACIDNELDFWDHCLAEPHLNVEVSEDRTCQQLAKMFETCLSRAKKTTLHCSKVLVPEKLTRRIARDVLRLSSGEPCGMRGCVLYVHLEQEKCCKQLERIVYNADVVPTFELTLVFKQDGSAWPSLRDFLHIGACFTPGFRHVLKLSPGFRLIKKKLYSSSAGTVVEEY; this is translated from the exons ATGGTTGTTGCTACAAGCACACTGAACAGTAAAAACGCTGAATGCATATCAGGATTGGTTGACCGTAGATACGACCAGGCTTGTATCGACAATG AGCTGGATTTCTGGGACCACTGTCTGGCTGAACCCCACCTGAATGTGGAGGTGTCTGAGGACAGGACATGTCAGCAGCTGGCCAAGATGTTCGAGACCTGCCTGTCGCGGGCCAAAAAGACCACGCTGCACTGCTCGAAGGTGCTGGTCCCGGAGAAGCTCACTCGGAGGATAGCGCGTGACGTCCTGCGCCTGTCGTCGGGCGAGCCATGCGGCATGCGTGGCTGTGTGCTCTATGTGCACCTGGAACAGGAGAAGTGCTGCAAGCAGCTGGAGCGCATTGTGTACAACGCAGATGTGGTGCCCACCTTTGAGCTGACGCTGGTGTTCAAACAGGATGGCAGCGCCTGGCCCAGCCTCCGAGACTTCCTGCACATCGGTGCCTGTTTCACTCCAGGCTTCAGGCATGTGCTCAAACTCAGTCCGGGCTTCCGGCTCATCAAGAAGAAGCTCTACTCCTCCTCGGCTGGTACCGTGGTTGAAGAGTACTGA